A region from the Medicago truncatula cultivar Jemalong A17 chromosome 6, MtrunA17r5.0-ANR, whole genome shotgun sequence genome encodes:
- the LOC25495415 gene encoding phenolic glucoside malonyltransferase 2, whose amino-acid sequence MAQHEESFKVVQNCNIEPLIDTTKPFPSPTSLPLTFFDLLWLRFPPVERLFFYELTNSTTFFYETLLPNLKHSLSLTLQHFLPLVGNITWPSDSSKPIINYVKGDSISFNVVESKASFKDLSSHHCEASKRHHLIPLLKNSHEKASLLAIQVTLFPNNGFCIGITTHHAALDGKSSTTFMKSWSYVACSNSNLDSSFLSLPENLTPLFDRSLIEDHHSGISEAYVDALMKHGGPNNRSLKIMNFSSPMKHDVVKSLFELTPSNIQKLKEHGKNDMKMNVINLSTFLVTSAYVLACLVKAQQPKVEKVIFIFAIDCRSRLDPSISTMYIGNCIAGKKIVFETKNLVGKNGFVNALEGINKALNSVKDVGVLNGAENWVSNMSSGMEGKIYSIAGSPRFEFYSIDFGFGKPKKVDMTSTDKSGAFSLSESRNNNGGIEIGLALSKEEMEAFSTLFVQGLESI is encoded by the coding sequence ATGGCACAACATGAAGAATCATTCAAAGTTGTTCAAAATTGCAATATTGAACCTTTAATTGACACAACAAAACCTTTTCCATCACCAACCTCACTTCCACTCACTTTCTTTGATCTTTTATGGTTAAGATTTCCACCAGTTGAACGTCTCTTCTTCTATGAACTCACAAACTCGACAACTTTTTTCTATGAAACTCTTCTTCCAAATCTCAAACACTCACTTTCACTCACACTTCAACACTTTCTCCCTCTTGTTGGTAACATAACTTGGCCTAGTGATTCATCCAAACCAATCATAAACTATGTTAAGGGAGATTCTATTTCTTTCAATGTTGTTGAGTCCAAAGCAAGTTTCAAAGATCTTTCTTCTCATCATTGTGAAGCTTCAAAAAGACATCATTTGATACCCCTATTGAAAAATTCTCATGAAAAGGCTTCTTTGCTTGCAATACAAGTTACTTTGTTTCCAAACAATGGTTTTTGCATTGGAATAACAACACACCATGCTGCTTTAGATGGAAAATCTTCAACCACTTTTATGAAATCATGGTCTTATGTTGCATGTTCTAATTCTAACCTTGATTCATCTTTCTTATCTTTACCTGAAAATCTAACACCTTTATTTGATAGATCATTGATAGAAGATCATCATAGTGGAATTAGTGAAGCATATGTTGATGCATTGATGAAACATGGTGGACCAAATAATAGAAGTCTCaagattatgaatttttctagtcCAATGAAACATGATGTAGTTAAAAGTTTGTTTGAATTGACACCTTCAAATATTCAAAAGCTTAAAGAACATGgaaaaaatgatatgaaaatgAATGTTATAAATTTGTCAACTTTTTTAGTTACAAGTGCTTATGTTTTGGCATGTTTAGTAAAGGCACAACAACCTAAGGTTGAAAAAGTGATTTTCATATTTGCTATAGATTGTAGATCAAGGTTGGACCCTTCAATTTCTACTATGTATATTGGTAATTGTATTGCAGGAAAAAAGATTGTGTTTGAGACAAAGAACTTAGTTGGAAAAAATGGATTTGTAAATGCTTTAGAAGGAATAAATAAAGCTTTGAATAGTGTGAAAGATGTTGGCGTGTTAAATGGAGCTGAAAATTGGGTTTCTAATATGTCTAGTGGAATGGAAGGTAAAATTTACTCTATTGCTGGATCACCAAGGTTTGAGTTTTATAGTATTGATTTTGGATTTGGAAAGCCAAAAAAAGTTGATATGACTTCAACTGATAAATCAGGAGCATTTTCTCTTAGTGAAAGTAGGAATAACAATGGTGGAATTGAGATTGGTTTGGCTTTAAGTAAGGAAGAGATGGAAGCTTTTTCTACCCTTTTTGTTCAAGGACTTGAATCCATTTAA